CCTATGCTAACTACACCAAGGCTACTTTGGGCAGATGGCATGGAGAAGGAACTTCTAACTCTATCCCAAGAGTAACTCAGACAAATGAGAACCTAAGAATTGTTTCTGATTATTATATCCAAGATGGGGACTTCTTCAGAATCAACAACCTGACATTGGGTTATGATTTCAAGAACCTGATCCAAACTGAAAACATAGGTAAATTAAGAATATACGCTACGGTTCAAAATGCCTTTACTTTCACTAAGTATGACGGCATGGATCCAGAGATTGGATATGGTGTAGAGAATGGTTCTTCAGGAATTGACCTGGGCTTTTATCCAAGAGCTAGGACTTATATGCTTGGTTTGAACATGAACTTTTAATCTGAAAAATCATGAAGAAAATATTTAAATATATACTCGTATTAGGAATTGCATCGTCGACTGTAGGTTGTTCGGACTTCCTGGATACTGAGCCGATTACGCAATTGACCGATGGAAACTACTATAGTTCTCCTGAAGATATGGAAACCGCACTAGTAGGTTGCTACAGTGGTCTTCAGCTTCTATACTCCAGTGGAGGAGTTGCCGTACCTGTAGCTGCAGAGGTAATGTCTGACAACTGCTTTGGCGGTGTTGCACACAGCGATGGGTTCAACTATCAGGTAATTGACGAATTTAGTTTAGATGTATCACCTGGAGAGGTCAATATTTTTGATGCCAACTGGGTAGCATTCTACAAGGTCATCTATCGTACCAATGTGCTTTTGAGCAAAATAGATGATATCGACTGGACTGGAAATGAAGCTCAAAGAAACAGTATCGAATCACAAGCTCGATTCATCAGAGCATATTGTTACTTTGATATGGCGAGACTTTGGGAGCGTGTTCCATTGTTGACCGAGCCTACTACGGGATATGTACCACAGTCAGACGCAGTAGATATCTACAGTCAAATTACTGAAGATTTGCTTTTTGCTGCTGAGAACGGTTCAGAAACAGTTACTGCAGGTAGAATTACAAAATGGGCGGCTAAAGCTTATTTGGCTAGAGTGTATTTGTTTTACTCAGGTTACTATGGAGAGACTGAATTGCCAGGTAACAATGGCAATGTAAATGCAGCCTTAGCCTTACAAGGCCTGGAGGATGTAATCGCGTCAGGAAGTTACGATTTGGTTTCAGATTTCAAAAACTTGTGGCCAGCGGCATCTACTATGCCAAACGAGGCAGGTGATGGTCTGGAAACTACCTATGCCGGTAAGGATAACATAGAAACCGTTTTTTCTATCAAGTATAATATCACATCTATCTATGGAGACAGTGAAAGAGATCCTGATGGTAACCACTGGTTGGTTATGTTAGGCTTGAGAGAGCAGTCATTTAGCCCATACGGTAGAGGATGGGGTGCTTGTACGGTATTGCCTTCACTTTACAACGCTTATGCAGATGGTGATACAAGAAGAGATGCATCAATCATCGCGATTAGCCAGGAAGGTCTTGATTTTGATAACAGTAACCAAAGAGAGTATACCGGATATACCAACAAAAAATATACTCCGATCTCGAACCCTGATGGCTCAGATCCTGCTGTAGCCAATGGAGGTACAGATTTCCAAATTGGTCAATATCAGGATTATGTAGCCGTGAGGTATGCAGACGTGCTGTTGATGGCTGCTGAGTTAGGTGCTGCCACTGCGCAGGATTATCTAGATGCAGTAAGAACGCGTGCGGGTCTTACTTCTGTACCTGCTACTGAGAATAACATCAGGAGAGAGAGAAGATTGGAATTTGCTTTTGAAGGCATTCGCTACTGGGATTTGCTCAGATATGGAATTGACGAAGCAGCTAATGCAGTCAATGTAAGTATGACGGTTCAGAATGGGGGAGAAGATGCTACCAAAACCATTTCTGGAGATAACCTGAGAGCTACCCGTGGCTTGCAGATGATCCCACAAAACCAGATCACGCGTGTGGATGGTAAATATGATCAAAATGCAGGTTGGCAATAATTGTGAAAGACTAAAAGATGAAGATTATGAAAAGATTCATGCATAAATATTTAAGTGTACTACTGGCAGCAGTTACCCTGCTATGGTCATGTACACCAGAGGAATTTACCCTGGAGGATGCGCCAATGGTAAGTGAGCTTAACAAAGCAAGCGTAACACAGAATCCAGCAGATCCCAATATGGTGATTTTGGAAAGCACTAATCCCGGGATGACGCCACTATGGACTACTCCTCAGGGACGTTCGCAGCGAGTGGTTGATACAGTAAGAATCCCATTTGCGGGAGAATACGAATTCTACTACGGCGTATTGGCTGCTGGTGGTTTCGTAGCAGTAGATACTGTACAGCTAGAGATTACAACTAATAATTTCGACTATATCAATGATCCCCTATGGGAGCTATTGACTGGAGGAGTAGGTGAGTCTAAAACCTGGTTGTTGGATCTGGATGCAGACGGGGTTTCTAAATACTTTGCAGGACCTCAGTATTTCTACGGTACAGACAATGGATGGTTAGAAGGGGGAGGACCTTCTCCTGATGGTTCGCAATCTATTGGTTGCTATGGTGGAGATTGCTGGAACTGGAATCCAGACTGGCCGGGCAACACTTGGATAGCAGACCAGGGCGATTATGGTTCTATGACCTTCGATTTGATTGATGGTGCCCATTTAACTGCCAATCACTTGATGATCCCGGGTAGAGGAGAAGAAAGCGGTGTGTTTTTCCTTGATGCGGATGCTAAAACGCTGAGCTCAACGGATGTGACCCCTTTGCATTCACCAAATACTGATGCATGTGTACCAAAATGGACAGAAGCGAGAGTTTTCTCATTGACGGAAAACACCATGCAGCTGGGATTCTTGAGAAGTGCAGATTGTGATGGTGAGGCAATGTTGGTGTTCAACTATATCTCAAAAGAGTACGCAGAAAACTGGGTGCCAGAAGATCAGCCTGATCCAGAGCCTCCATACGATGGAAATGCCAATGATGATTTGACCACCAATGTGTCAACTACTAAAACTTGGGCGATGGATACCAATTATCCATACAACTGGTTTGGTTTGGATGGCACTCCTTTGAACCCTGTAGTATCTTATGGTGATGATCCAGATGGCTTTGCATTCGATGGTTGGGCACCACCTTATGACGCAGATTTGTTCTCAGCGACAAAGCTTGAATTGAGTAGAGTGAGTGATACTGAAGGTACCTACGTAGCGATGACTTCCGAAGGAGAATTGACTGGTAGCTATACTGTCGATGATAAGAATAACATCATCTTCGATCAAAACATAACCTTTTTCTCAGGCTTGGGAGGCTGGTTCACTTTTGGAACTACTGCTGAAAACGCCCTAAGAATTATCAAAGCGGATACTGATGCTTTTGGCAATGTGACTGGGATATGGTTAGGAAAAAGAGATCCAGAGAAGCCTGAGTATTTAGCTGTTCATTTTAATGTGGCAGCTGGATCTGGTGGTGGAGAGGAGCCTGCAGGAACTGAGGTTGCCTTTGACAATTCTAAATTGGTCATTGGTGACTTGGAAGGCAATGGTAATTTGAGATTGGAGATCTATAACGAGTTTGGATCTACAATATCAGATCCAGGTTTAAATACCGGCGATTTATCTTTTGCTTCTTCCATTGAGGTAACCTTTACTCTATCAGGTATCACATTGAATGATGGTGCGGCTGGATCTTATGACGCCTCTATGTACTATGCAGATTCAGATTGGTCACCCAATGGAAATGGGGCAGTAACATCTGTGACAGGAGATGGAACCTATACGGTTACTTATACTCCAGGATCAGCTGCCGATGGTGTGATTGTATTTGTTGTTGACATGAGTGGTATGGCAACTGATATTGCAGACTTGGCAGCAGTATCTGCTACCATAGATAAAATAGTGCTCTACTAAATAGAGTATCAAAATACCCCTGAAACCCGGGAGATTTCTCCCGGGTTTCTACTCTAATTTTTATCAACTTACTATTAGAAAGACCACATAAATGTTGAAACACTTTTCACATAGCATGCTGACCTACTTACTCACATTCGTACTGCTTTTATCACTTTCCTGCAAAGAGGAAGAAGGAGGTGAGGAACCAACGCCTATTGAAACCACCTTAACCATAGACCAAAATACTTTTGACTTCCCTGCTGAGGGAGGGTCAGATCAGCTATCTATTACCAGCAATGCTACATGGACGATCAGTTACGGAGCAGACGCCTGGTGCAAGCCCACCTTACAAACCGCCAAAGGAGATGCTACTGTGACCATCAATGCAGAAGAAAATAGCATCAATGAAACTAGAACGATGACTTTGACACTTTCTGCTGATGGAGCAGAAGATATCGTTATCACAGTCAACCAGGAGGCTGGGGATAAAGAACCAGTAGATCCAAACGAACCCAACAAACCTGACTATATCGAACCTGACAATACGGACATGCGTGACTTAACTTCTATTGAACTGTCACAGCTTATGGGTAAGGGATGGAATTTGGGCAACTCATTAGAGGCCATCAATGCAGAAGCCAATCCGCCATCTGGAAACGAAACCATCTGGGGCAACCCAGTCGTGACTAAAGAATTGATAGACGCTGTGAAGGCAGCTGGATTCAACACCATCAGAATTCCAGTTTCATGGTCTCACATGCTGGAGGATCAGGAGACTTTCAAAATCAAATATGAATGGAAGCTGCGTGTGGAAGAAGTCGTCAACTACGCGCTGGACAATGAAATGTATGTGGTGATCAACGTGCATTGGGATGGTGGCTGGATGGACCATCCATTTTACTCAGAGCAAGACGCAATCAATACCAAATTGGCAGCATTCTGGAAGCAGATTGGGGTGTTTTTCCGTGATTACGATGATCACTTGCTTTTCGCTGGATCCAATGAGGTGAGAAATGAGGCCAACTATGACCCTCCTACAAATGAGGAGGCAGAGGTTCAGAATTCCTTCAATCAGACTTTTGTATCTACAGTACGAGCTACAGGTGGGCGCAATGCTTACCGTCACCTTATCGTTCAGGGCTTCAATACCAACATTGATCATACGGTTAATAAATTTACTATCCCAGATGATGAAATCGAATCACGATTGATGGTAGAGGTGCACTATTATGACCCATACAATTTTTCTTTGGATGAAAAGACTAGTTCTGGAAAGCCACTTTGGGGAGAGCCTTACAAGGATCAAAGCGACTATATCGACAGTTGGGGACAGGAAGACTGGGTGGATCAGCAGTTTGGTAAAATGAAAAGCAATTTTGTGTACAAAGGATATCCTGTTTTACTCGGAGAGTACGGTGCATTGTGGAGAGATGTCTCTGGCATATCTGACCCTAACTATCCTAGTCAGGCAGAGCATGATGAGGCAAGAAACTATTACCTCAACTATGTAACCAAAACAGCATTAGCCAATGGTATGGTGCCGGTCTACTGGGACAATGGAAGTCGCGGAAACAATGGTTTTGCTTTGTTTAATAGAAATAGTGCAGAAGTGTCTAATCAGGGAGCATTGGATGCAATCATAAGTGCAGGAGAATAACAACCAGATGATGGGAAGGAATATAAAATTCATAAAGTTTCATATAATAATAGTTTTGGTAAGTCTGATCGCAGCTTGCGGTCAGACTTCTTTGCCTCGGACGGAAATATCTTTCAATGAAAATTGGCAATTTACTCTGGCCGACTCCACTATGGATGCCAGCAATTCATCCTATGATGATGCCTCGTGGAGGACATTGGATGTGCCGCACGACTGGAGTATCGAAGGGGAATTTTCAGAAGATCATCCAGCGACTGCTGGAGGAGGTGCTTTGCCTGGAGGAATAGGTTGGTATCGCAAGACTTTTAAACTGGATCAGAACAAAGCAGGCAAACGCGTATTTGTTCAGTTCGATGGGGTTTATATGAATAGCGAAGTTTGGATCAATGGGACCTATCTCGGTAAAAGACCCAATGGATACATTTCCTTCGAATATGATATTACAGATTTTGTAAATTTTGGCGAGAAGGAAAACGTTATAGCTGTCAAAGTTGATAACTCGAAGCAGCCTAATTCCAGATGGTATTCTGGGAGCGGTATTTATCGAAATACCAGATTGGTCTTGATAGAACCGATTCACGTTGCGCAATGGGGAACCTATATTACCACTCCAAAGGTGAGCGAAGCATCTGCAACCCTGGCTGTCAATACGACAGTGATCAATGATGGAGATACGCCCCAAAGTGCTGAAGTGTATTCAATCCTAAAGGATGCTGAAAATAAAGTAGTTGCTCAGAAAATGAGTTCTATCAAACTAGCCAAAGGAAGTAATACCATAGATCATGAGCTAGAATTGAAATCTCCTCAGTTGTGGAGTATGGACAAACCTTATCTCTATACCTTATTTACTGAAATCAAGGTAAATGAATCTATTGTAGATCAGTACCAAACTACTACAGGTATTCGATCTTTTGCTTTCGATCTAGACAAGGGCTTTGTGCTCAATGGCGAGCAAGTAAAAATCAAAGGGGTGTGTATGCACCACGATTTGGGTTGTTTAGGGGCTGCGATCAATGAACGTGCGATCGAAAGACAATTAGAGATTTTGAAAGGGATGGGGGTAAATGGTATACGTACCGCTCACAATCCGCCAGCACCTGAATTGCTCGAACTTTGCGATCGAATGGGGTTTGTCGTGATGGACGAGTCATTTGATATTTGGAGTTTGAATAAATCGCCCTACGACTATTCACTCTACTGGGACGAATGGCATAAGAAGGATTTGGTAGAATTCATCAAAAGAGACAGAAATCACCCTAGTATCATCATGTGGAGTACGGGCAATGAAGTTTTGGAACAGTGGGGAGATAAAGGACCTGCAATAGCCAAAGAACTATACGATATTGTAAAAGGACTGGATGACACAAGACCCATTACCATTGGGATGAATCCGCCGGTAAATATGTCCAATGCAGGGGTGACGACACAGTTTGAAGTAAGCTACAATTCCATTTCTAAGTCCGAAGGAATTGATGTCATCGGATACAATTATGCGCATCAGACCTACCCGCATCACAAAGATAATTTTCCTAACAAGCCATTTATCGCTACAGAGACCACCTCTGGGTTGATGACAAGGGGCTATTATGATGCTGAATCCGATACATTGAAGAGATGGCCGATTCGTTGGGATATTCCTTTTGATCAAGGGAACCCAGGCAATACCGTATCGGCCTATGATCAAGTCAGTGCTCCCTGGGGCTCTACGCACGAGGAGACCTGGAAGATTATTAAAAAACATGACGAGCTGTCTGGTATGTTTATTTGGACGGGATTTGATTATTTGGGTGAACCTACTCCATACACCTGGCCTTCCAGAAGCTCATATTTTGGAGTAATCGATCTGGCAGGTTTCCCGAAAGACGTCTATTATATGTACAAATCTGAATGGACGGATGAAGACGTGCTTTATGTCTATCCACACTGGAACTGGGAAGAGGCAAATAGAGATTCAGTAGATGTATGGGTTTATTATAATCATGCAGACGAGGTGGAACTTTCTCTCAATGGAAAGTCGCTCGGAACGAAATCAAAAGAAGGCGAAGAGTTGCATGTCATGTGGCGTGTGGCTTATGAGCCAGGGACATTAAAGGCTGTTTCTAGAAAAAGTGGTAAGGCGATTCTGACTGAGGTTGTGGAGACAACCAACGAGGGCAGTCAGATAGCCCTATCCACTGATCGTAGCACCATCGATGCAGATGGCAAGGATCTTAGTTTTATCACAGTAGAGGTGCAGGATGATTTGGGCAGAGTCGTCCCTGTAGCGACTGATCTTATCGAATTCGAAATTAAAGGCAATGGCCGAATCGTCGGAGTAGATAACGGAGATCCAACCAGCCATTTGTCTCTCAAAGGAACAAAAATGAAGGCCATGGCTGGCAAGTGTCTGGTAGTGGTACAAGCTGGCAAAGAAGCAGGACAGATTGAGTTAACGGCCCATTCGGCTCATTTGACCAGTGCTTCGGTGGTCATCACGACTAAATGATGATTATGATATTAAGAAAGACGATTTTAAACCTATTTTTATTGAGTTTGAGTTTTGGGATATGCCAGGCCCAAATTCAAAACACAGGTATGCTCAACGAGCCAGTGGACATCAGTGGTGGTTTTAGCAGTTTTGAAAACACCTATTACCTGGCAGACGAGTTAACTGCCTTTGATCCGAAGACCGGAGAAGGCAAAGTCAAATACCTGCGCCACGGCTACAAGACGAGACAGGCATTTAACAACATGCTGTCGGTGTTGGCTCCTCAAGAAGCCAATGAGTTTCCGACTACTGAGTATGCGGTTTCTCCTGAGCATCCATTTTCGATCACTTTTGTGTCCCCCAGGACCATCAGAATCCAAATGACTTCTGGCCCTCAGTTTACACAAGAGGAGAATAGCATCATGCTGGTCGATGGGAAGGTAGTTGCAGACAACTCATCATGGATATATAGCAGAACAGATATGGGGCATGAATACCAAAGTGAGTTTGGTAAGCTGGTCATCACTGAGAAACCCTGGCATATTTATCTATATGATACGGATGGCAAGCTACTCACCAGTACCATTCACAAATCTGACGTAACGAATACTTATACTCCCGTCGTTCCTTTTTCTTATGTACGTCGTGCAGAGGATTATTCTCGCAGTATGGATGCGGTATTTTCATTGTCTCCCGGCGAAAAAATCTATGGTTGTGGTGAGTCATATACCAGTTTTAACAAGCGCGGATCCAAGGTGGTAATAATGACCGACGATGGCAATGGTGTGCAGAATGAGACCATGTACAAGCCGATTCCTTTCTATATGAGTAGCAGGGGCTATGGTGTTTTTATGCATCACTCTACACCGATCACTTGCGATTTTGGCAAGTATTTCAATGCCGCCAACAGTATGATGATTGGAGATGATGAGTTGGATCTTTTCTTCTTTTTGGGCGAGCCAAAAGAGATATTAGATGAGTACACAGACCTGACAGGTAAAGCCAGTATGCCACCTCTTTGGTCCTTTGGTTTTTGGATGAGTCGCATCACCTATTTCTCTCAAGAGGAAGGAATGAAAGTAGCTAAAAAACTCCGTGAGAATGAAATCCCTTCGGATGTCATTCACTTTGATACGGGGTGGTTTGGGGTCGACTGGCGCTGCGATTACAAATTTGCCGATCAGCGATTTCCAAAAGCAGAAAAGATGATTCGTGACCTGAAAAGCGATGGGTTTCATATTTCACTCTGGCAATTGCCCTATTTCACACCTCAGAACTCCTTGTTTCCTGAGTTGATTGAGAAGGAGCTGGTCGTGAAAGACAGAAAAGGAAATATTCCTTATGAGGATGCCACTTTGGATTTTACCAATCCCGAAACGGTAGTATGGTACCAGGAAAAGATCAAATCCCTACTCGATATGGGGGTAGGAGCGATCAAAGTGGATTTTGGAGAAGCAGCACCATTAACTGGTATTTACTCTAATGGCAGAACAGGTTTTTATGAGCATAATTTGTATCCCCTCAGATACAACAAGGCAGTTGCTGACGTAACGGAAGAAGTGACAGGTCATCCCTTTATATGGGCGAGAAGTACCTGGGCCGGTAGCCAACGCTATCCCGTTCACTGGGGTGGTGATCCGGCAACCACCAATACAGCCATGTCTGCTACATTGCGCGGTGGTTTATCTATTGGATTGTCTGGATT
This is a stretch of genomic DNA from Reichenbachiella ulvae. It encodes these proteins:
- a CDS encoding RagB/SusD family nutrient uptake outer membrane protein, whose translation is MKKIFKYILVLGIASSTVGCSDFLDTEPITQLTDGNYYSSPEDMETALVGCYSGLQLLYSSGGVAVPVAAEVMSDNCFGGVAHSDGFNYQVIDEFSLDVSPGEVNIFDANWVAFYKVIYRTNVLLSKIDDIDWTGNEAQRNSIESQARFIRAYCYFDMARLWERVPLLTEPTTGYVPQSDAVDIYSQITEDLLFAAENGSETVTAGRITKWAAKAYLARVYLFYSGYYGETELPGNNGNVNAALALQGLEDVIASGSYDLVSDFKNLWPAASTMPNEAGDGLETTYAGKDNIETVFSIKYNITSIYGDSERDPDGNHWLVMLGLREQSFSPYGRGWGACTVLPSLYNAYADGDTRRDASIIAISQEGLDFDNSNQREYTGYTNKKYTPISNPDGSDPAVANGGTDFQIGQYQDYVAVRYADVLLMAAELGAATAQDYLDAVRTRAGLTSVPATENNIRRERRLEFAFEGIRYWDLLRYGIDEAANAVNVSMTVQNGGEDATKTISGDNLRATRGLQMIPQNQITRVDGKYDQNAGWQ
- a CDS encoding cellulase family glycosylhydrolase is translated as MLKHFSHSMLTYLLTFVLLLSLSCKEEEGGEEPTPIETTLTIDQNTFDFPAEGGSDQLSITSNATWTISYGADAWCKPTLQTAKGDATVTINAEENSINETRTMTLTLSADGAEDIVITVNQEAGDKEPVDPNEPNKPDYIEPDNTDMRDLTSIELSQLMGKGWNLGNSLEAINAEANPPSGNETIWGNPVVTKELIDAVKAAGFNTIRIPVSWSHMLEDQETFKIKYEWKLRVEEVVNYALDNEMYVVINVHWDGGWMDHPFYSEQDAINTKLAAFWKQIGVFFRDYDDHLLFAGSNEVRNEANYDPPTNEEAEVQNSFNQTFVSTVRATGGRNAYRHLIVQGFNTNIDHTVNKFTIPDDEIESRLMVEVHYYDPYNFSLDEKTSSGKPLWGEPYKDQSDYIDSWGQEDWVDQQFGKMKSNFVYKGYPVLLGEYGALWRDVSGISDPNYPSQAEHDEARNYYLNYVTKTALANGMVPVYWDNGSRGNNGFALFNRNSAEVSNQGALDAIISAGE
- the galB gene encoding beta-galactosidase GalB, which produces MGRNIKFIKFHIIIVLVSLIAACGQTSLPRTEISFNENWQFTLADSTMDASNSSYDDASWRTLDVPHDWSIEGEFSEDHPATAGGGALPGGIGWYRKTFKLDQNKAGKRVFVQFDGVYMNSEVWINGTYLGKRPNGYISFEYDITDFVNFGEKENVIAVKVDNSKQPNSRWYSGSGIYRNTRLVLIEPIHVAQWGTYITTPKVSEASATLAVNTTVINDGDTPQSAEVYSILKDAENKVVAQKMSSIKLAKGSNTIDHELELKSPQLWSMDKPYLYTLFTEIKVNESIVDQYQTTTGIRSFAFDLDKGFVLNGEQVKIKGVCMHHDLGCLGAAINERAIERQLEILKGMGVNGIRTAHNPPAPELLELCDRMGFVVMDESFDIWSLNKSPYDYSLYWDEWHKKDLVEFIKRDRNHPSIIMWSTGNEVLEQWGDKGPAIAKELYDIVKGLDDTRPITIGMNPPVNMSNAGVTTQFEVSYNSISKSEGIDVIGYNYAHQTYPHHKDNFPNKPFIATETTSGLMTRGYYDAESDTLKRWPIRWDIPFDQGNPGNTVSAYDQVSAPWGSTHEETWKIIKKHDELSGMFIWTGFDYLGEPTPYTWPSRSSYFGVIDLAGFPKDVYYMYKSEWTDEDVLYVYPHWNWEEANRDSVDVWVYYNHADEVELSLNGKSLGTKSKEGEELHVMWRVAYEPGTLKAVSRKSGKAILTEVVETTNEGSQIALSTDRSTIDADGKDLSFITVEVQDDLGRVVPVATDLIEFEIKGNGRIVGVDNGDPTSHLSLKGTKMKAMAGKCLVVVQAGKEAGQIELTAHSAHLTSASVVITTK
- a CDS encoding glycoside hydrolase family 31 protein; amino-acid sequence: MILRKTILNLFLLSLSFGICQAQIQNTGMLNEPVDISGGFSSFENTYYLADELTAFDPKTGEGKVKYLRHGYKTRQAFNNMLSVLAPQEANEFPTTEYAVSPEHPFSITFVSPRTIRIQMTSGPQFTQEENSIMLVDGKVVADNSSWIYSRTDMGHEYQSEFGKLVITEKPWHIYLYDTDGKLLTSTIHKSDVTNTYTPVVPFSYVRRAEDYSRSMDAVFSLSPGEKIYGCGESYTSFNKRGSKVVIMTDDGNGVQNETMYKPIPFYMSSRGYGVFMHHSTPITCDFGKYFNAANSMMIGDDELDLFFFLGEPKEILDEYTDLTGKASMPPLWSFGFWMSRITYFSQEEGMKVAKKLRENEIPSDVIHFDTGWFGVDWRCDYKFADQRFPKAEKMIRDLKSDGFHISLWQLPYFTPQNSLFPELIEKELVVKDRKGNIPYEDATLDFTNPETVVWYQEKIKSLLDMGVGAIKVDFGEAAPLTGIYSNGRTGFYEHNLYPLRYNKAVADVTEEVTGHPFIWARSTWAGSQRYPVHWGGDPATTNTAMSATLRGGLSIGLSGFTFWSHDIGGFVTATPEDLYRRWTPFGMLTSHVRSHGEPPTEPWEFGEDFMSAFRKADNMRYQLMPYIYAQAKHASDNGLPMLRALFVEFPEDPGAWLVDDQYLFGEDMLVAPLFENGHERQVYLPGSGAWVDYQTGIRYKGGWHSIEAGDIPIVVLVREGAVIPHIGLAQSTQDMNWEEITLKCYGDQAKGRLFIPGEDSWKTIEVVNENGNKKLVDDPFEGKISFELK